Part of the Campylobacter suis genome, TAGCTCGTGATTTAGGTGCTAACTACATCATTGCAGGACACATTTTTGATACTCCTAGTCATGCAGGCGAGCCCGGTCGTGGAATTGAGTTTTTAGAGGAAATTTTACGGCTTAATATCACTACCTATGCCATCGGTGGTGTAAATTTTAACAACCTTGATATGATAAAGAGCATTGGCGCACATTGGGCTTGTATGATGAGAGAGTTTGTAAAATAGTATACAAAATTTTATGTGTTTATAAAAATTTGAAAGCGACTTTCATCGCCTCCAAACAGTTTTATGTAAATTTGGATTTTAAAAAAGATTGCTTTTTATAAAAAGTTAATATTAAAGATTTTTATATTCAACCACATCTAAGTCAAACCCTTTAATGCCAACAAAATCTTTATTTTTATTTGACAAAAGGGCTATCTGTTTTACGCCAAAATATTTTAAAATTTGTGCGCCTATGCCATAGTCTTTAGCATTTGTAGAATTTGTTTGACTTGATAAGAATACGAGCAAGCCACCCTCCTTCTTTAAAATTTCAATAGCAACCAAAAGCTCATCAAACTTTACTGAACTAACAAAATCAAAGTCGCTAGTTGATTTCATAAATTTTACATTTGTTACATTTTTGATATCACCAAAAAGATAGACGGCATGCTTGTTAGCTTCATGATCGGTAACATCGTAACGCATTGCGTTTTTTTGTGCTATCTGACAGCTTATAGGCTCACTAACACTAACCAAACTTTCACTACTTAACCTATACTCAACGAGCTCAGAAACAGAAAGCATATTTAGTCCAAATTTTTTACAAAAAATTTCTAAGTCATCTCTGCGAGCCATGTTACCATCATCTTTTACTATCTCACAGATTGAAGCCATCGGAGTTAATCCAGCCAAGCGACAAAGATCTACTGAACCTTCAGTGTGACCAGTGCGAACAAGAACTCCGCCATTTTTGGCGATAAGTGGAAAAATATGTCCAGGTCTTACAAAGTCCTCTGGTCTTGAGTTTTGATCAGCAGCCAAACGCGTGCTAAGGTCTCGCTCATAAGCACTAACACCAGTTGTCGTCTGCTTTGCATCTATAGTTACAGTAAAAGCCGTCTCATGACTTGAGGTATTTTTAGGTACCATAAGCGGCAAATCCAGTCGCCTTGCATTATCTTCGTCCATCGCAAGGCAAAGCACTCCCTTTGCATGTGTGATAGCAAAATTTACTTTTTGAATATCGCTTTTATCCGCAGCAAATACCAAGTCTCCTTCATTTTCTCTGTCTTCATCATCAACCATGACAATCATTTTACCATTTTTAATGTCATCAATAGCTTGTATAACTTTTTCAAAAGCCATAAAAATCCTTTACTAAATTTTTATGTATTATACTTATTTTTTTAAAATTTCAGATTAAAGATAAAAAATTTGTAGAGTTTAAAGGACGACTTGCGCCCTTTAAATGCAGTTTAAAAGTTTAGTCCATTTGATGGCGTATGCAAGGCGGTGTGTCAAGCTGATCAAGATAA contains:
- a CDS encoding bifunctional 3,4-dihydroxy-2-butanone 4-phosphate synthase/GTP cyclohydrolase II; its protein translation is MAFEKVIQAIDDIKNGKMIVMVDDEDRENEGDLVFAADKSDIQKVNFAITHAKGVLCLAMDEDNARRLDLPLMVPKNTSSHETAFTVTIDAKQTTTGVSAYERDLSTRLAADQNSRPEDFVRPGHIFPLIAKNGGVLVRTGHTEGSVDLCRLAGLTPMASICEIVKDDGNMARRDDLEIFCKKFGLNMLSVSELVEYRLSSESLVSVSEPISCQIAQKNAMRYDVTDHEANKHAVYLFGDIKNVTNVKFMKSTSDFDFVSSVKFDELLVAIEILKKEGGLLVFLSSQTNSTNAKDYGIGAQILKYFGVKQIALLSNKNKDFVGIKGFDLDVVEYKNL